The proteins below come from a single Asterias rubens chromosome 9, eAstRub1.3, whole genome shotgun sequence genomic window:
- the LOC117294423 gene encoding ADP-ribosylation factor-like protein 3 produces the protein MGLLKLLRSLKADQTNDLRVLLLGLDNAGKTTILKALASEDITHINPTQGFNVKSVRCCNWNLTVWDIGGQKTIRQFWRNYYENTSVLIYVIDSSDVERIEEASLELNNLLEDEKLHNVPVLIYANKQDLALAAHPSEISDMMDLTKIRHRAWQIQACSASRGEGLTDGIDWVIKQTQTKKK, from the exons ATG GGTTTGCTGAAACTGTTACGAAGCCTTAAGGCAGATCAGACAAATGATCTACGAGTTCTTCTCTTGGGTTTGGACAACGCTGGTAAGACTACAATCCTGAAGGCATTGGCGAGTGAAGATATCACCCACATTAATCCCACACAAGGCTTCAACGTCAAGAGTGTGAGGTGTTGTAATTGGAATCTCACAGTCTGGGACATCGGAG GACAAAAGACCATTCGTCAGTTCTGGAGGAATTATTACGAGAACACATCAGTACTTATCTATGTCATTGATAGCTCAGATGTTGAGAGAATCGAAGAGGCATCTCTT GAGTTAAATAATTTGCTGGAAGACGAGAAGTTACACAATGTTCCAGTATTGATCTATGCTAACAAACAAGACTTAGCACTAGCCGCCCACCCAAGTGAAATATCCGATATGATGGACCTCACTAAAATCAGACACAGAGCTTGGCAGATTCAGGCCTGTTCCGCATCAAGAGGTGAAGGATTAACG
- the LOC117294422 gene encoding sideroflexin-2-like → MAESLVNQEQNVQMTPFGKPPRLDLSKPRWDQTTFVGRLKHFFNVTDPRTVICSDKQLYAAKDLVNNYKMGLEPPGTTEEQLWFAQKLYMSAFHPDHGEKMNLIGKMSFQVPGGMAITGAMLQWYKTMPAVIFWQWINQSFNALVNYTNRNAASATTSKEIGMAYVTATSGALVTALSLNSLTKKSPPLVARYVPFAAVAAANCVNVPMMRQQEVLSGITVCDSDGKELGKSQKAARKGIAQVVVSRITMAAPGMCVLPLIMERLLKFPWFKRVSVLHGPFQVLGVGCFLIFMTPVACAIFPQQCSLAVSKLELDLQASIKAEFGDSIQTVYFNKGL, encoded by the exons ATGGCTGAATCTCTGGTCAACCAGGAGCAAAATGTTCAAATGACGCCGTTTGGGAAGCCTCCAAGATTGGACTTGTCCAAGCCACGCTGGGACCAAACAACCTTCGTAGGCAGACTGAAGCATTTCTTCAATGTGACTGACCCACGTACTGTTATATGCAGTGACAAACAGCTGTATGCAGCAAAAGATTTGGTCAACAACTACAA aATGGGCCTTGAACCACCGGGTACCACAGAGGAGCAGCTTTGGTTTGCACAGAAGCTTTATATGTCAGCTTTCCATCCAGACCATGGGGAGAAAATGAATCTGATCGGAAAGATGTCATTTCAAGTTCCAGGTGGTATGGCAATAACGGGGGCCATGTTGCAGTGGTACAA AACAATGCCTGCTGTTATCTTTTGGCAGTGGATCAATCAGTCGTTTAATGCACTTGTTAACTACACAAACAGGAATGCTGCATCAGCAACCACCAGCAA AGAAATTGGTATGGCCTATGTTACAGCTACCAGTGGTGCCTTGGTAACAGCTCTTAGTCTGAACTCATTAACAAAG AAATCCCCACCCCTTGTAGCCCGGTATGTACCGTTTGCAGCAGTTGCAGCTGCAAACTGTGTCAACGTTCCAATGATGCGTCAACAAGAAGTCCTCTCTGGAATTACAGTTTGTGACTCTGATGGGAAGGAACTCGGTAAATCACAA AAAGCAGCTAGGAAAGGTATAGCCCAAGTGGTGGTTTCCCGAATCACTATGGCAGCGCCTGGCATGT GTGTGTTACCTTTGATAATGGAAAGGCTACTCAAGTTCCCTTGGTTTAAAAGAGTCTCTGTTCTACACGGACCATTTCAAGTCCTGGGTGTCGGCTGCTT TTTGATTTTTATGACGCCAGTGGCATGTGCCATCTTTCCTCAACAGTG TTCTTTGGCGGTGAGCAAGTTGGAGCTAGACTTACAAGCTTCAATTAAAGCAGAATTTGGAGACAGTATTCAGACAGTTTACTTCAACAAAGGCTTGTAA